GGTTTTCTCTCAGCTTTTCCGCCACATGGTGTGCCTGCTTAATGCCCGCGCCGGGCAAGATAACCAAAAACTCTTCGCCGCCAAAACGGCATAACATATCGGTTTCTCTGAGACTATTGCCCAAAATCAGCGCCGCTTGCCGAAGCGCCGCATCCCCAGCCTGGTGCCCGAGCTTATCGTTGATCTTTTTGAAGTGGTCCAAATCCAGCAGCACCAGGGAAAAAGACTCGCGCCCCTTCTGCCAGCGCTGATAAAGCTCCCTGAGCCTCAGTTCAGCGCTGCGGCGATTCCACAGGCCGGTGAGCATGTCCCTGTCCGCCAGCACCCGAATTTTTTGTACCAGTCTTGTAAGGGCATTCCCCATGGCGACCACATTAATGCTCACACTGAGCACCAAATAAAACCACAGCATGGGAACGGCTTCGGCAGTATGGATGGAAATAAAGCGGGCTTCTGCATGATCCTGGGTCAGAATAAGCCCCAGTCGCACTAAAAACAGCACTGCAGCAAGTATCAGAGGCATGACCAGCATCAATGTGATGTTGCGGCCGACACCGGGCAAGAGCCCCCTGTAAGTCGATATCCCCAGGCGAACAAAAAGCACGGCCGCCGCCAGCGAAAAGACGATGCCGAGATAACGCTCGGATGCCACCGAAGGCGGTACCATCAGCATAGAGAAGATCACCACAGCCAGCAGCAACAGCTCAGGCTTGTAGTTCATGGGCAAGCGAAACAGTAATACAGTACCAAAGCGCATCATGATGATGCCGGCAATCAGGCTTAAATCGGCGCCGAACCAGGTAAGGTAACTCGGCTCCTCGGTGCGTAAGGTGTTGAGGATAAGCCCT
The window above is part of the Shewanella litorisediminis genome. Proteins encoded here:
- a CDS encoding GGDEF domain-containing protein — encoded protein: MDIQAEILIEVIVLLTAACAAAWALLAGPLRIAPRACRQYAVANGLLMLGLILNTLRTEEPSYLTWFGADLSLIAGIIMMRFGTVLLFRLPMNYKPELLLLAVVIFSMLMVPPSVASERYLGIVFSLAAAVLFVRLGISTYRGLLPGVGRNITLMLVMPLILAAVLFLVRLGLILTQDHAEARFISIHTAEAVPMLWFYLVLSVSINVVAMGNALTRLVQKIRVLADRDMLTGLWNRRSAELRLRELYQRWQKGRESFSLVLLDLDHFKKINDKLGHQAGDAALRQAALILGNSLRETDMLCRFGGEEFLVILPGAGIKQAHHVAEKLRENLAATALRWDDDEVALSASFGCAAIADGLSVSQLISSADHAMYQAKAGGRNCVVDSTAGPVQG